One Candidatus Uhrbacteria bacterium genomic region harbors:
- a CDS encoding D-alanyl-D-alanine carboxypeptidase, with protein MIRLFTQLVLAAAMVEFVPTSPSALEYATLPEAKEAPALVEGISAWIPAPLPTSGLRPPEKVDATRLGVITTASSVLVADAGSGAELFAKHPEEVRSIGSLTKLLAALVFLETNPDVSAPASVLPVDLRQGGRDHLYVEDEVSVRHLLEASLVGSDNPATIALARLSGLSPEQFAARMNEKAGEIGMRRAAFVEPTGLDPHNVATARDIVVLLKAALDNPTITEISRIPLAEFSSTSGRTYSIPTTNNLLASYLNAPPYAIAVGKTGYLPLAGYGVGVRVEDGVGHALYTVVLGSETAQSRFQEAKALSQWAFDVYRWPDETL; from the coding sequence ATGATCCGCTTATTTACGCAACTTGTTCTTGCCGCAGCGATGGTGGAATTTGTTCCTACTTCACCGTCTGCGTTGGAATACGCCACGCTTCCGGAAGCGAAAGAGGCGCCTGCCCTGGTGGAGGGGATAAGCGCGTGGATTCCCGCTCCTCTTCCGACGAGTGGTTTGCGTCCTCCCGAGAAAGTAGATGCGACACGGCTTGGGGTTATTACCACAGCATCAAGCGTGCTGGTGGCGGATGCGGGAAGCGGAGCAGAGCTTTTTGCAAAACATCCTGAAGAGGTGCGCTCCATTGGAAGTCTTACGAAACTATTAGCGGCGCTTGTCTTTTTGGAGACCAACCCAGATGTCTCCGCTCCGGCAAGTGTTCTCCCGGTGGACTTACGCCAGGGCGGACGTGACCATCTGTATGTGGAGGATGAAGTGAGCGTCCGCCATCTTCTTGAGGCAAGCCTGGTGGGGTCAGACAATCCGGCGACAATAGCGCTCGCGCGTCTGTCCGGCCTTTCCCCCGAGCAGTTTGCGGCGCGTATGAACGAAAAGGCAGGAGAGATAGGGATGCGCCGCGCGGCCTTTGTCGAACCTACGGGACTTGATCCGCATAATGTGGCCACGGCACGGGACATCGTGGTCTTACTCAAAGCAGCGCTCGACAACCCGACCATCACGGAGATATCTCGTATTCCTCTTGCTGAATTTTCCAGTACCTCTGGCCGCACATACAGTATTCCTACCACAAACAATCTTCTTGCCTCCTACTTGAATGCGCCGCCCTATGCGATCGCCGTAGGGAAGACGGGATACCTTCCGCTTGCGGGGTACGGAGTTGGTGTGCGCGTGGAGGATGGCGTGGGGCATGCACTCTACACAGTGGTGCTTGGGTCCGAGACAGCGCAGAGTCGGTTCCAAGAAGCGAAGGCGCTCTCGCAGTGGGCGTTTGATGTGTATCGCTGGCCGGATGAGACTCTGTAA
- a CDS encoding nucleoside monophosphate kinase: MTYKILMMGPQGSGKGTQAELLSKHLNIPAFGMGQLLRDVVSSGSSLGQEIKRITDKGNLVSDPVAAEVLKNRLAEPDTTNGYILDGFPRNQSQYEIMEQVDEPTHVLVIEIPKEETLRRLSGRLTCLVCGRVYRAAEGHAAGESCLCGEGTLVQRDDDKPEAIMRRLEIYEQDTTPVIAQYEAKGLLHHVDGMGSVAEVQARIIASL; the protein is encoded by the coding sequence ATGACCTACAAAATCCTCATGATGGGCCCCCAGGGGAGCGGGAAGGGGACGCAGGCGGAACTCCTTTCAAAGCACCTCAATATTCCAGCATTTGGCATGGGCCAGCTTTTACGCGACGTTGTTTCCTCGGGCTCCTCTCTTGGCCAAGAGATCAAACGCATTACCGACAAAGGGAACCTTGTATCCGATCCGGTCGCGGCGGAGGTTCTTAAAAACCGCCTTGCAGAGCCCGATACAACAAACGGATATATTCTGGATGGTTTCCCGCGCAATCAGAGTCAGTACGAGATTATGGAACAGGTAGACGAGCCGACGCATGTGCTTGTGATCGAAATTCCAAAAGAGGAAACTTTGCGGCGCCTCTCTGGACGCTTGACGTGCCTTGTCTGCGGACGTGTGTATCGTGCCGCCGAGGGGCATGCCGCGGGCGAGTCCTGTCTTTGCGGCGAGGGAACTCTTGTGCAACGCGACGACGATAAACCCGAAGCAATCATGCGGCGCCTGGAAATTTATGAGCAGGACACGACTCCCGTTATAGCGCAGTACGAGGCGAAAGGACTTCTCCACCATGTGGACGGCATGGGGTCGGTTGCGGAAGTGCAGGCGCGCATTATTGCCTCTTTATGA
- the map gene encoding type I methionyl aminopeptidase, translated as MSWTKTPEEIHLMREGGAILSAALKVAVDAVAPGVRLRDLDAAAEASMRAAGATPSFLGYKGKPHDPPFPSTVCISVNEEVVHGSGARDRELREGDIVGLDIGCWYKGLCTDMAVTVPVGKISEEASILLRVTREAMETAVAGLRVGGTVADVGRVVERIVKPYKFGIVRALVGHGVGHEVHEAPHVPNYYDAQYERTKLEEGQCLAVEPMVTLGDYHVKTESDGWSIVTVDGSLGAHFEVSLALVNGIPEILTPLPV; from the coding sequence ATGAGTTGGACAAAAACCCCGGAAGAAATTCACCTCATGCGCGAAGGCGGAGCAATCCTCTCCGCTGCATTGAAAGTTGCTGTAGATGCTGTCGCTCCCGGCGTGCGGCTTCGTGATCTTGATGCGGCAGCCGAGGCGTCTATGCGCGCAGCGGGCGCCACGCCATCATTTTTGGGATACAAAGGAAAACCTCACGATCCACCATTTCCCTCCACCGTATGCATTTCGGTGAATGAAGAAGTTGTGCACGGATCTGGCGCACGCGATCGGGAGCTTCGGGAGGGCGATATTGTTGGCCTCGACATTGGTTGCTGGTACAAGGGCTTGTGCACAGATATGGCCGTGACGGTTCCGGTGGGAAAGATTTCTGAAGAAGCGAGTATTCTCCTTCGTGTCACGCGCGAAGCTATGGAAACAGCGGTGGCAGGCCTGCGTGTTGGCGGCACGGTGGCGGACGTTGGGAGAGTCGTTGAACGGATTGTTAAACCGTATAAGTTTGGGATTGTGCGCGCCCTTGTGGGACATGGCGTGGGGCACGAAGTACACGAAGCGCCGCACGTGCCGAATTATTATGACGCGCAGTACGAGCGTACCAAATTGGAAGAAGGGCAGTGTCTGGCGGTAGAACCGATGGTGACGCTTGGAGACTACCACGTGAAAACGGAATCGGACGGATGGAGCATCGTTACGGTGGATGGGAGCCTCGGGGCGCACTTTGAAGTTTCTCTTGCTTTGGTGAATGGCATCCCAGAAATTCTTACGCCTCTCCCGGTGTAG
- a CDS encoding ParA family protein: MAHIVSVVNQKGGVGKTTTAMNLAAYLAYYGKFVLLVDLDPQANATSGLGLDYRVIPHGIYEILMGVRRPKEVVQATAHEGLRVIPATMNLAGAPVELVGSSEREWKLHQALLEVRNDYDYIIIDNPPSLGLLTVNGLVAADSVLIPVQAEYFALEGLSQLMQTIDLVKSGLKPELEIMGAVITMYDSRTTLSRDVLEELYRYFPNRIFRSVIPRTVRLAEAPSAGKTILHYDPSGKGAKAYDRLAREFLLRESGGTIEPDPATL, translated from the coding sequence ATGGCCCACATTGTTTCCGTTGTGAATCAGAAGGGAGGAGTGGGGAAGACGACGACCGCGATGAATCTCGCGGCCTATCTTGCGTATTACGGTAAGTTTGTCTTGCTGGTGGATTTGGATCCGCAAGCAAACGCCACGTCCGGCCTCGGTTTGGATTATCGCGTGATCCCGCACGGCATCTACGAGATCCTCATGGGTGTGCGCCGACCCAAAGAAGTTGTACAAGCTACCGCGCATGAGGGATTGCGTGTGATCCCCGCTACCATGAATCTTGCAGGCGCGCCGGTGGAGCTTGTCGGCTCTTCCGAGCGTGAGTGGAAACTCCACCAAGCGCTGCTCGAGGTGCGCAACGACTACGATTACATTATTATTGATAACCCGCCCTCGCTTGGCCTCCTTACGGTGAACGGCCTTGTAGCAGCTGACTCTGTTCTTATTCCCGTGCAGGCAGAATACTTTGCCCTTGAAGGGTTGAGCCAACTCATGCAAACGATTGATTTGGTAAAATCTGGTTTGAAGCCGGAGCTCGAGATCATGGGCGCGGTCATCACGATGTACGACAGCCGAACAACGCTGTCGCGTGATGTGCTTGAAGAACTGTATCGGTATTTTCCCAACCGCATTTTCCGTTCGGTCATTCCACGCACGGTACGGCTGGCCGAGGCGCCATCTGCCGGAAAAACTATTTTACATTATGATCCTTCCGGGAAGGGGGCGAAGGCGTACGACCGGCTTGCACGGGAATTTCTCCTGCGCGAATCGGGCGGCACCATCGAACCCGACCCCGCCACACTATGA
- the asnS gene encoding asparagine--tRNA ligase, producing MHTCFVADLPGEVGEEVELKGWAYNFRSSGKIFFLQFRDGTGFVQIVYSKGGVEESLWQELTRVRMESSVVVRGVVKAEPRAPSGYEVEGTGFEILSLAEEDYPIAKKEHGPEFLFDNRHLYVRSATPWAVLRIRDEITWRIVEFLRHEGFTRTDTPIFQPTSCEDTTELYAVDHFGTPAYLTQSGQLYLEAMEHGLGRVYDFGPVFRAEKSKTRKHLNEFWMMDWEAPLFDQAASMDFTERLLKYVLTHVLKERAQELKILERDTTLLARAAKEPFPRFKLRDMIRTLNEQHGFHLTAEDDLNTEAEEKIGEIYQLPVFIEDYPYAVKAFYMHRYTDADGIERGYCADLIAPEGAGEIATAAVRENDYQKLLANLKERNYRVEDYQWYLDVRKYGGIPHAGGGVGLERWVRWITGVNHVRETIPFPRTINRLTP from the coding sequence ATGCATACGTGTTTTGTGGCAGATCTGCCGGGGGAGGTTGGGGAGGAGGTGGAACTGAAAGGGTGGGCCTACAACTTTCGCTCGAGCGGAAAGATTTTCTTTTTGCAATTTCGTGACGGGACGGGCTTTGTTCAAATAGTCTACAGCAAAGGGGGAGTGGAGGAGTCTCTTTGGCAGGAACTTACGAGGGTGCGGATGGAGTCTTCTGTGGTTGTGCGCGGAGTCGTGAAGGCTGAACCGCGGGCTCCGTCCGGATACGAAGTAGAAGGAACGGGATTTGAAATCCTCTCGCTTGCCGAAGAAGACTATCCGATCGCGAAGAAAGAGCACGGCCCTGAATTTCTTTTCGACAATCGTCACCTCTACGTACGTTCTGCCACGCCGTGGGCGGTGCTGCGCATTCGTGATGAGATAACCTGGCGCATTGTGGAGTTTTTGCGCCATGAAGGATTCACGCGCACAGATACGCCGATCTTTCAACCAACATCTTGCGAAGACACTACGGAACTTTATGCGGTGGATCACTTCGGTACACCGGCATACCTCACGCAATCGGGGCAACTTTATTTGGAGGCAATGGAGCATGGACTTGGCCGAGTGTACGACTTTGGGCCGGTGTTTCGCGCCGAGAAATCCAAGACGCGCAAGCACCTGAATGAGTTTTGGATGATGGATTGGGAAGCGCCGTTGTTCGATCAAGCGGCGAGCATGGATTTCACGGAGCGCCTGTTGAAGTACGTGCTCACGCATGTATTGAAGGAACGCGCACAAGAATTGAAGATATTGGAACGCGACACGACGCTCTTGGCCCGCGCCGCAAAGGAACCGTTCCCAAGATTCAAACTACGTGACATGATCCGAACGCTTAATGAACAACACGGTTTTCATTTGACGGCAGAGGATGATCTGAACACCGAGGCTGAAGAGAAAATCGGCGAGATCTATCAACTCCCTGTGTTTATTGAAGACTATCCCTACGCGGTTAAGGCGTTCTATATGCATCGCTATACAGACGCAGATGGTATTGAACGCGGATACTGTGCCGATTTGATTGCGCCTGAGGGTGCCGGAGAGATTGCGACAGCAGCCGTGCGTGAAAACGATTACCAGAAGCTCTTGGCGAACCTGAAAGAGCGCAACTACCGCGTGGAAGATTACCAATGGTATCTGGATGTGCGGAAGTACGGAGGAATTCCTCATGCGGGCGGCGGTGTCGGATTAGAGCGTTGGGTACGCTGGATTACCGGCGTCAACCACGTGCGCGAGACGATCCCTTTCCCAAGAACTATTAATCGTTTGACACCATAA
- the recO gene encoding DNA repair protein RecO, whose protein sequence is MGNIFSTTGMVLHRRAHREADRVYVFLSRTHGKVELLAKGGAKILAKLTPQLESPGVVQVLVVEGRRGLTVAGVESVESFPLLARRPKASVYAHAARALADLTTRLHHAEPHTYTALEEWMRFLLRTPDERLDALSWYTVALHFLSAAGYGPELSLCVECRQSIREKATWSSLKGGLLCEACAAAQEGITGKSLSPDTIRVLRFARREALDEVNRLARSPEVLVEMGEVVESLLLAHAPALPAVSLSQMIFT, encoded by the coding sequence GTGGGTAATATTTTTTCAACAACCGGCATGGTGCTCCACCGCCGCGCGCACCGGGAGGCGGACCGCGTGTATGTTTTTTTAAGCCGCACGCATGGCAAGGTGGAACTTTTAGCAAAGGGCGGGGCGAAAATATTAGCAAAGCTTACTCCGCAACTCGAATCGCCTGGCGTTGTGCAGGTTCTTGTCGTTGAAGGGAGGCGCGGCCTTACGGTGGCCGGCGTAGAATCGGTAGAATCTTTTCCTTTATTGGCCCGACGTCCGAAAGCGAGCGTATATGCGCACGCGGCGCGCGCGCTTGCCGACCTTACGACGCGTCTTCATCACGCCGAACCGCATACCTATACCGCGCTTGAGGAATGGATGCGATTTCTTCTACGCACGCCTGACGAACGTCTCGACGCGCTTTCCTGGTACACCGTGGCTCTCCACTTTCTTTCGGCCGCCGGCTACGGGCCGGAGCTCTCTCTGTGCGTAGAATGTCGTCAATCTATTCGCGAGAAGGCCACGTGGTCCTCGCTTAAGGGAGGGCTTCTTTGCGAAGCGTGCGCTGCCGCACAAGAAGGGATAACCGGAAAGTCTTTGAGTCCTGATACGATTCGTGTTTTGCGTTTTGCCCGACGTGAGGCTCTGGATGAGGTCAACCGGTTGGCGCGCTCTCCGGAGGTGCTTGTCGAAATGGGGGAGGTGGTCGAATCTCTCCTTCTTGCTCATGCCCCGGCCCTCCCCGCCGTCTCCCTTTCACAGATGATTTTTACTTAA
- the aspS gene encoding aspartate--tRNA ligase — protein MERLLAGETVNAEGNAVLLKGWVHSVRIMGDKLVFFDLRDRSGLVQIVCYKPDLSADTIEVVSGLGHEYVVEVSGVVQKRGAKQVNVDLPTGMIEVAAKDVRLLNKAATPPFEVNKETSGINEELRLKYRYLDLRAERMQRNIRLRDRVITFFREYMHAHDFVEIETPILMKGTPEGAREFIVPSRIHEGKFYVLPQSPQQFKQLCMVAGFERYFQVARCFRDEDQRGDRQPEFTQLDFEMSFVTQEDVLQYTEAMFIALVEKLFPDKRISTRPFARLSYNEAIEKYGTDKPDLRQDKSDPNELAFGWVLDFPMFEMDEEGELAAKHHPFCSIHEEDREKFMAGEDLLTIRANAYDLVLNGYELSSGSIRIHERDLQKRIFDLLKVSEEEQQTRFGHMLEAFTFGAPPHGGFAPGIDRIVMLLAGEPNIREVIAFPKTGDARDPMMGAPSDVSAKALREAHIKIV, from the coding sequence ATGGAGCGCTTACTTGCTGGGGAGACGGTGAATGCAGAAGGGAACGCTGTCCTTCTGAAGGGCTGGGTGCATTCTGTGCGTATCATGGGGGATAAATTGGTGTTTTTTGACTTGCGCGACCGGAGTGGTTTGGTGCAGATTGTGTGTTACAAGCCGGATCTTTCGGCTGATACGATCGAAGTGGTGAGCGGGCTTGGCCATGAATATGTTGTGGAAGTTTCTGGTGTTGTGCAAAAACGCGGTGCGAAGCAAGTGAATGTGGACCTCCCCACGGGCATGATTGAGGTAGCGGCAAAAGACGTGCGGTTGTTGAACAAAGCGGCGACGCCGCCGTTTGAGGTCAACAAAGAAACGTCTGGTATCAACGAGGAGCTTCGGTTGAAATATCGATACCTGGATCTTCGTGCGGAGCGCATGCAGCGAAATATCCGGCTACGTGACCGCGTGATCACTTTTTTCCGCGAATACATGCATGCACATGATTTCGTGGAGATTGAAACGCCGATCCTTATGAAAGGCACCCCCGAGGGGGCGCGCGAGTTTATTGTGCCGTCGCGCATCCACGAAGGGAAGTTCTACGTCTTGCCGCAATCGCCGCAGCAGTTCAAACAGCTCTGCATGGTGGCAGGGTTCGAGCGCTACTTCCAAGTGGCGCGGTGCTTTCGCGATGAGGACCAGCGCGGTGATCGCCAGCCTGAGTTTACACAGCTCGACTTTGAGATGTCCTTTGTGACGCAAGAAGATGTTCTGCAATACACAGAGGCTATGTTTATCGCCCTTGTGGAAAAATTGTTTCCGGACAAGCGGATCTCCACGCGTCCATTCGCACGTCTTTCGTACAACGAGGCGATAGAAAAGTACGGCACGGACAAGCCCGATCTTCGCCAAGATAAAAGTGATCCAAACGAACTCGCGTTTGGTTGGGTGCTTGATTTCCCCATGTTCGAAATGGACGAAGAAGGCGAGCTTGCCGCGAAGCACCATCCGTTCTGCTCCATCCATGAAGAGGACCGCGAAAAATTTATGGCCGGAGAAGATCTTCTAACGATTCGTGCGAATGCGTATGACCTTGTCTTAAATGGCTATGAGTTGTCGTCGGGCAGTATCCGTATTCACGAACGTGATCTGCAAAAGCGCATTTTCGATCTCTTGAAGGTAAGCGAGGAGGAACAACAGACACGATTCGGTCATATGCTTGAAGCGTTCACGTTTGGCGCGCCACCCCACGGAGGGTTCGCGCCGGGTATTGATCGCATCGTTATGTTGCTGGCGGGGGAGCCCAACATCCGTGAAGTGATTGCTTTCCCAAAGACGGGTGACGCGCGCGACCCCATGATGGGTGCGCCAAGCGATGTGTCCGCCAAAGCGCTCCGCGAGGCGCATATAAAGATTGTATAA
- a CDS encoding segregation/condensation protein A, translating to MEDRKRPAYTIETERFSGPLHLLLELIEHEEMPITEVSLSAVTEQYLRYLDTHEVPADELADFLLVASRLLYLKSQELLPEKKAEEERTGEQLALQVQLYKLFMELAPHIEEAFSLLPKMAERPRPQLPTLKTRAFPSTLTGKVLEEAFARVLRILEPFFALKRTTMERVASVAERMQELRAAIMSRATLAFRDLTSGASRRIDVVVSFLALLELMKQRLVRTRQSATFRDITIERI from the coding sequence ATGGAGGATCGCAAACGACCTGCGTACACTATCGAGACCGAACGGTTTTCTGGACCGCTTCATTTATTGCTGGAATTGATCGAGCACGAAGAGATGCCGATCACGGAAGTTTCCCTTTCGGCCGTTACCGAACAATATCTGCGGTATCTCGATACGCATGAAGTACCGGCGGACGAACTTGCAGATTTTCTCCTTGTCGCCTCGCGTCTTCTTTATCTGAAGTCCCAAGAATTGCTCCCAGAGAAGAAAGCAGAGGAGGAACGGACAGGAGAGCAACTTGCCCTGCAAGTTCAACTCTACAAGCTCTTTATGGAATTGGCGCCGCACATCGAGGAAGCGTTTTCTCTCCTGCCAAAAATGGCAGAACGGCCGAGGCCGCAACTGCCGACACTCAAGACACGTGCATTTCCCTCGACGCTTACAGGGAAGGTTCTGGAAGAAGCTTTTGCACGCGTGCTGCGTATACTTGAACCATTCTTTGCTCTTAAGCGTACTACGATGGAGCGCGTGGCGTCGGTAGCGGAGCGCATGCAGGAATTACGCGCTGCCATTATGTCGCGTGCGACGCTCGCGTTTCGTGACCTCACGTCGGGTGCGTCTCGAAGAATAGATGTGGTGGTAAGCTTTTTGGCGCTTCTTGAGCTTATGAAACAGCGGCTTGTGCGCACACGTCAGTCTGCGACCTTTCGCGACATTACCATTGAACGCATCTAG
- the ruvX gene encoding Holliday junction resolvase RuvX, giving the protein MRVLGVDYGTRKVGLALADTQAKTAVPLDVWYHDNEPGKMAERIAGFVRAEQFDRIVVGVPRKADGSASAQTDIALDFLRKLSSSTAVLVEEIEESFTTTESRRLQREHGSRVKEDALAAMLLLQDYLEKTRG; this is encoded by the coding sequence ATGCGCGTGCTTGGCGTTGACTATGGAACACGCAAGGTGGGGCTGGCGCTTGCGGACACACAGGCGAAGACCGCTGTCCCGCTTGATGTTTGGTATCACGACAACGAACCGGGGAAGATGGCGGAGCGCATCGCCGGATTTGTGCGCGCCGAACAATTCGACCGCATTGTAGTGGGAGTGCCGCGCAAAGCGGATGGAAGCGCCAGCGCGCAGACCGACATCGCGCTTGATTTTCTGCGTAAGCTCTCAAGCTCCACGGCGGTGCTGGTGGAGGAGATAGAGGAAAGCTTTACGACCACGGAAAGCCGTCGCTTGCAGAGAGAGCACGGCTCGCGCGTGAAGGAAGACGCCCTTGCCGCTATGTTATTGCTCCAAGACTATCTAGAAAAAACGCGTGGGTAA
- the scpB gene encoding SMC-Scp complex subunit ScpB, whose protein sequence is MSLSSRLEAVLFAVAKPLSRAQLARALGCTKEEVGGALTELVSRCHATDAGVCVLETGEDVQLVSNPAYASDLEQFVKQDAASELTRPALETLTVIAYRGPMTKPEIEQVRGVNCTLILRHLLMRDMVVEEPNEQKMQPTYRVSPTLLRHLGCTSVVQLPNYTAFAKNEDVARLQAQLSAMPEDSV, encoded by the coding sequence ATGTCTCTTTCCTCTCGTCTTGAAGCCGTACTCTTCGCGGTTGCCAAACCTCTCTCGCGTGCCCAACTCGCACGCGCGCTTGGGTGCACGAAAGAAGAGGTGGGGGGAGCACTTACAGAACTTGTGTCGCGCTGCCATGCGACAGATGCGGGCGTATGCGTGCTGGAAACAGGCGAGGACGTTCAACTGGTAAGCAATCCTGCCTATGCGAGCGACCTGGAACAGTTCGTCAAACAGGATGCCGCGAGCGAACTCACACGCCCAGCGCTTGAAACGCTTACGGTGATTGCGTACCGCGGGCCGATGACGAAGCCTGAGATTGAGCAAGTACGCGGAGTGAATTGCACGCTGATCCTTCGCCATTTGCTGATGCGCGACATGGTTGTAGAAGAACCCAACGAACAAAAGATGCAACCTACCTACCGTGTGAGTCCAACACTTCTTCGGCATCTGGGATGCACGTCGGTTGTGCAGCTTCCAAACTACACCGCGTTTGCAAAGAATGAAGATGTGGCGCGGCTTCAAGCACAGCTCTCCGCCATGCCGGAGGACTCGGTATGA
- a CDS encoding ParB/RepB/Spo0J family partition protein, translating to MSGLARGLGALLPQKESLTSQVLPELAKDGMQEIPVAKISENPFQPRKHFSASEMDDLMVSIKEHGILQPLIVTRRGDGFELIAGERRLRAARDLGMAQVPAVVRTASDQEKLELALIENIQRQQLGALEEAVAYKALIEEFNLTQAAAAERVGKSRSEVANTMRLLDLPEAMKSALRDGKITRTHARTLLSETDPAKRETLFQAMLAGGLTVRQAEGHVGIGTKRLGKKGADPNLAAHAAKLREVFGTKVEIDTNKVSFFYYSKEELRDLLSRLIDL from the coding sequence ATGAGCGGACTTGCCCGAGGGCTTGGCGCCCTGTTACCACAAAAAGAAAGTCTTACGTCGCAGGTGCTTCCTGAACTTGCCAAAGACGGCATGCAGGAAATTCCTGTAGCGAAGATTTCGGAGAATCCGTTTCAGCCACGCAAACATTTTTCGGCAAGCGAGATGGACGACCTGATGGTATCTATCAAGGAACACGGGATCCTCCAGCCGCTTATCGTCACGCGCCGGGGGGACGGTTTTGAACTTATTGCCGGAGAGCGCCGTCTGCGTGCCGCACGCGATCTTGGCATGGCGCAGGTGCCGGCCGTGGTGCGCACGGCATCTGATCAGGAGAAATTGGAATTGGCCCTCATTGAGAATATTCAGCGCCAGCAACTCGGCGCGTTGGAGGAAGCCGTGGCATATAAGGCGCTTATTGAGGAATTTAATTTGACGCAAGCGGCCGCGGCGGAGCGCGTGGGGAAGAGCCGTTCAGAGGTGGCAAATACGATGCGACTGCTCGATCTTCCCGAAGCCATGAAGAGTGCGCTTCGTGACGGCAAAATTACGCGCACGCATGCGCGCACGCTGCTTTCCGAAACAGACCCGGCGAAACGCGAGACTCTTTTTCAAGCCATGCTTGCGGGCGGCCTTACGGTGCGCCAAGCAGAGGGACACGTCGGGATTGGAACAAAACGATTGGGAAAGAAGGGGGCTGACCCGAATCTTGCCGCGCATGCCGCGAAACTTCGAGAAGTTTTTGGGACGAAAGTTGAAATTGACACCAACAAAGTTTCCTTCTTCTATTACTCAAAAGAAGAGCTCCGTGATCTCTTGAGCCGCCTTATAGACCTTTGA
- a CDS encoding small multi-drug export protein has protein sequence MWKILLIAALPIVELRGALPIALAGGMPFWQAYLLSVIGNLVPAIPLFFFLAWSVKIIERYIPFLHRWLLWWFERTRKKFGPSYERYGAVALCIFVAIPLPLTGAWSGAVAAVLFGIPARFAIPAIVVGVAIAGIIVGILTDTVMGVL, from the coding sequence ATGTGGAAGATTTTATTAATTGCGGCCTTGCCGATTGTGGAACTGCGCGGGGCGCTTCCCATTGCTCTCGCCGGCGGTATGCCGTTTTGGCAGGCGTACCTTCTTTCCGTGATTGGCAATCTTGTTCCGGCGATCCCTCTGTTTTTCTTTTTGGCGTGGTCGGTAAAAATTATCGAGCGGTACATTCCCTTTCTCCATCGGTGGCTTCTGTGGTGGTTTGAGCGGACGCGGAAAAAGTTTGGGCCGTCGTATGAACGGTATGGTGCGGTGGCACTGTGTATTTTTGTGGCTATCCCACTCCCGCTTACCGGCGCATGGAGTGGTGCTGTGGCGGCGGTGCTCTTTGGCATCCCTGCGCGTTTTGCCATTCCCGCGATCGTGGTTGGTGTGGCCATTGCCGGCATCATTGTCGGTATTCTCACTGATACGGTGATGGGAGTTCTGTAG